In Candidatus Baltobacteraceae bacterium, the sequence ATGCGGTCGAGCGCGTCATACGTATACGTCGTTGAGACGCCAAGCGCATCCGTCTTGGACGTCAGCTCGCCTTCGTACGGAGCTGCATCGTAGAAGTTGTTTGAAACCTCCAATGGGCCGAATGGCTCGTGCTGATAGCGCGCGGTTGACCGATCGATGCCATCGAATGCATTACCATTGACATCGTACCATTCGTAGGTCGGAGAGGTTGCATTCCACTCTTCGGTAAAATAGTTTTGTGTTTTGAAGAGGTTTCCGTAGGCGTAGTAAGATGCGCTCCCTCCATTTGGCTGTGTGATCGTCACCTGCTGACCCTGAGTGAGATCGTACAAATAGCGCGTGCGCCAGGGGACGTCGGCGTCTACGGTTGCATCGGAAGGTTGCTCGACCTCGATCAGGCGATCACCGCCATCGTACCATTTGTACGTTACGCCTGCAGCGACGCCATTTGTCGTTGTCTGCCCGTAATGGTGCGTTTCGCTGACCTCGTCACCGTCCGCGTCGTAAGCGTATAACGTTGAGTGTGCGCCGCAAGCCGCACTGCTATCCAATGCGTACTGATATGCACTCTGCTTCGCGCTTACGCTCCCGTCGAGATTGTAACAGGAGCGGCTCGTTACGCCATCCGGGTCGGTCGCCGCAATGAGACGATTCAGCCCGTCGTATGCTAATGACCAGGATCCGTAACCTTTGCTGTATGTAGCGACGTCGCCGTAAGCGTTATACGTGTAGTGCCCCTGCGACTGGGCTGCCGTACCGTTCGATTGCGTGAAGGACGCACCTACGACGTCGGTTGGAAGGCCGTAATCGCCGCCTTCGGACGATTGGTTGTAGCTGATCGAGGTATGATATCCCAACGGCGTGTACGTATCCGTCAGATAGCCGAACGGCTCGGCAGCATCGGTTGTGTTCCACACGTAATAGGTGACGCCCGAGCCGGGTGCACAGGTCGTACCGTTCGCGACAACGTAGACGGGATCGCAGTACGCGGTAAGGTTGTTATTCGCGTCGTATACGTACTCGCTGGTCGGGCGTATCGTGCCGGCCGACGTCGTCACCTGCGGGTCCATAACCTGGATCGTATTGCCGTTCTGGTCGTAGGCGTAGTCGGTTTCGTTGCCCGCCGCGTCGACCGAAGCGATGAGGTCATTGTCTGCGTCCCATGCAGCGCTCGTCGTTAAGGCATAGCTCGACGAAACCCAGGCCTGTGTCGTCGTGACTCGGCCAGAGCCATCGTACGTCCAGACCCGTGCATGCCCATCGGTATCCACGACAGTCGTTGTGCCGTTATAGCCGGCAAACGTTTCGGTTTCCCACGCTTGAACGCCCGAAGCTGCCGTGGTCTGTAGCGGGGTGGAAGTCCCGTCGCTCGGTGTAAAATTCACGACGCCATAGTTCTGCACCGTGGCAAGTTCCTGACTTTGCGGGTCACCGCTCGTACCTCCGGCATACGTGAACAGCACCTCTCCACCGTCGGTAAGACTCCCGTAATCTTGCTGGCTAATCGTAGCACGGGGGCCCGCGGCTCCTGCCATCATGTGGCCCGCATCGTAGCTATATGCCTCCGGGAGCGTCGCCGCGGCATTATTTCCGGGGCGTGTGACGCCGATGAGGTTGTTGTTGGCATCGTATGAATACGTGATCTGCTGGCCATCGGGTCGCGTGATCGAGGTCAGCTCGTCGTAGCCATTAACCAAACCAAAGGTCATGGTGAGAGATTGACCATCGCTGTGTTGGGCAACGATCTGCGTGATGTTCTCGGCACTCGTATCTTTCCCGTTTGCCCAGGAATAGGTGAACTCGATGTAATTGTTGTGGTTTCGCCCGATGATCTCGAAGAGGTGCCCAAGGTATCCGGCTCCGGAGCAGGTCGGATTTGTCGTCGGGGCCCAGAAATAATAGATGGTACCCGTCTTCTTCGTCCATTGATAACCGCAGCCGCCGTCGTAAAGCAGTGTTGTGCCCTGCATGCCCGGCGGTGGTGTCCAGACGCCGTTCTGCGCAGTGAAGTCGTAGCGCGCACCGTCGATGTCGTACACGCTCATGGTGTTTGTCGTGGCATTGTAGGCAAGGTGCGCATCGAACGTGTTCGTCCAACCGTTGCCGAACAGCGATGGCGTCGAACCGTCCGTTGCCACGGTGTCGTGTTGGCTCTGCGAGTTGTAGGTCCGCCGAAACGCCAAATCGATCCCGCGCTCGGGGATGTCGACGTCGGTCGCCTGCACGAGCAAATTGCCGTTCGCAACGTTGACCATCCACTGCCCGATTCCGGGAATTTTCCCCTCTTCGTAGGTCCACCAGCCGTTAATCCCCGTTGTAGCTGTGCTTAATTGACCGGCGGGCGTGGCTGTCGGCACGGGGGTTGGTGTAATTGGAATCGGCGTCGGGGTCGGCGTGGGCTGCGGCGTTGGGGTTGGCGTTGGGATCGGTGTCGGCGTCGGCGGTTCAGGCGTGGGAGTCGGCGTTGGCGCGAGTGTTGGAGTGGGAGTGGGCGGCGGTTTGATCGGCGTTCCGCACACCATCGGGCGCAGGCCGCGTCCAACTGACAGCGGGCAGACCTCAGGTGTGAGTGCGGCGCGCAGGCCAGCGCTCGGGTTCGCGATCGCGGTCACGCCAAGTGAGTCTTTGGCCTTCGACGGATTTGCCAAGAGCTTGAGGTCGAACGTGCGGGCAGTACCGGTACGCACGACAGCCGGCACCCGGCGGTAGCGGCTGAAGTCCAGCTGCTGTGTCGTCGGCCGCGGCAGCGTGTAGCGATTGAGCAAGGGGCGCGGCTGATGCATCAGGCTATACCGGTTCTCCTGTCCGGTCAGCAACGCGAAGATCTGCGAATTCTCCAACGCCGCGATCATCGGCGCGATAGCGAACGCCAGCTGCTCGCGGATGCCCGGAGCATATTTTGCAGCTGCGCTCGGCGGCGGGGCCGCCGATGCCGTGGACTGCAGTACGAACAAGAAGGTCATAACAAACGCAGCAACGCGACGCATACACACTCCATTACTTCAACTGTGGCCGAGCGTTGGCACGTTGAAATCTCTACGTTGCTCCGCTACTCCTTGTGAATCGCTATATCAGTATTGATTATCAAAACCGATAATCAAAAGTGATTATCAAAAGTGATTATCAGTTTTGCTAATCGGACGGGGGGTCGCGGTCTTCGTTTATTTTGCGCATTACGGGCATGACGCGCGGTCCAATCGCCCCGTGCTCGGAGCGATCGCACAGCGAAGGCGACGGGGTAACTAAATGACAAGGGTGGGCGATCGAAGAATGGTGGGACGTGCCTGAATACGTCTATTCCATGTACCGCGTCGGCAAAACGGTGCCGCCGAAGCGTCAGATTCTCAAAGATATTTCGCTGAGCTTTTTCCCCGGCGCGAAGATCGGAATCCTCGGGCTCAACGGCTCAGGGAAGTCCTCGCTCCTGCGCATCATGGCCGGCACCGACACCGAGTTCGACGGCGAGGCCACGCCCGCGGCGAATCTCTCGATCGGCTACTTGGAGCAAGAGCCGAAGCTCGATCCGAATTTGACCGTGCGCGAAGCCGTCGAGCAGGGCTTGGGCGAACTCATCGCCGCGCGCAAGCGGCTCGAGGAGATCTACGCCGAGTACGGCAACCCCGACGCCGACTTCGATAAGCTCGCCGAAGAGCAATCCAAACTCGAAGCGGTGCTGCAAGCCGCAGGCGACGATCTCGATCAGCAGCTCGAGATCGCGGCCGATGCGCTGCGCCTGCCGCCGTGGGATGCGACGATCGGGCCGCTTTCGGGCGGTGAAAAACGCCGGGTCGCGCTCTGCCGGCTCTTACTCTCCAAGCCCGACATGCTGCTGCTCGACGAGCCGACCAACCATCTCGATGCTGAGAGCGTCGAGTGGCTCGAACAGTTTTTGCAGCGCTTTCCGGGCACGGTCGTTGCGGTGACGCACGATCGCTACTTCCTCGATAACGCGGCCGAGTGGATTCTCGAACTCGATCGCGGCCGCGGCATTCCGTGGAAGGGCAATTACAGTTCGTGGCTCGACCAGAAGCAAGAGCGGCTCGCCTCCGAAGAAGCAGCGGAATCCGCGCGGCAAAAAGCGCTCAAGCGCGAACTCGAATGGGTGCGCCAAGGAACCAAGGGCCGGCAGTCCAAGAGCAAGAGCCGCCTCACGCGCTTCGAGGAACTCTCGAGCTACGATTATCAAAAACGAAACGAAACACAAGAGATTTTCATTCCGGTGGCCGAGCGTCTGGGCGAGAAGGTGATCGACTTCAAGGGCGTGCGCAAAGCGTACGGTGACCGGCTTTTGATGGATGACGTCAACCTCATCATTCCGCCCGGCGCGATCGTCGGGATCATCGGCCCCAACGGTGCCGGCAAGACCACGCTCTTCCGCATGATTGCCGGCAAAGAGCAGCCCGATGCCGGCGAGATTCTCGTTGGGCCGAGCGTCAAACTCGCGCTCGTCGATCAAAGCCGCGACGGGCTGGATAACGACAAGACGGCGTGGGAAGACGTGAGCGGCGGACGCGATCTGCTGCAAGTTGGGCGCTTCGAAATGAACTCGCGCGCGTATCTGGGCCGCTTCAATTTCAAGGGCGGCGACCAACAGAAGAACGTCGGCCAGTTCTCGGGTGGCGAACGCGGCCGATTACATCTCGCGAAGACGCTGCTCACGGGTGCAAACGTGCTGTTACTCGACGAACCCTCGAACGATCTCGACGTCGAAACATTGCGCGCGCTCGAGGACGCACTAACCGAGTTTGCCGGTACGGTACTCGTCACCAGTCACGACCGCTGGTTCCTCGACCGCATCGCGACGCACATTCTCGCCTTCGAAGGCGAGAGCCGCGTCTATTTCTTCGAGGGCAACTACCAAGAGTACGAAGCGGACAAGATCAAGCGCCTCGGTGAAGAGGCCGCGCGCCCGAAACGCATCCGCTACCGTCCGCTGACGTTGTCTTGAGCGCCCTACTTCACGAAAGCGTAT encodes:
- a CDS encoding DUF6531 domain-containing protein, which encodes MRRVAAFVMTFLFVLQSTASAAPPPSAAAKYAPGIREQLAFAIAPMIAALENSQIFALLTGQENRYSLMHQPRPLLNRYTLPRPTTQQLDFSRYRRVPAVVRTGTARTFDLKLLANPSKAKDSLGVTAIANPSAGLRAALTPEVCPLSVGRGLRPMVCGTPIKPPPTPTPTLAPTPTPTPEPPTPTPIPTPTPTPQPTPTPTPIPITPTPVPTATPAGQLSTATTGINGWWTYEEGKIPGIGQWMVNVANGNLLVQATDVDIPERGIDLAFRRTYNSQSQHDTVATDGSTPSLFGNGWTNTFDAHLAYNATTNTMSVYDIDGARYDFTAQNGVWTPPPGMQGTTLLYDGGCGYQWTKKTGTIYYFWAPTTNPTCSGAGYLGHLFEIIGRNHNNYIEFTYSWANGKDTSAENITQIVAQHSDGQSLTMTFGLVNGYDELTSITRPDGQQITYSYDANNNLIGVTRPGNNAAATLPEAYSYDAGHMMAGAAGPRATISQQDYGSLTDGGEVLFTYAGGTSGDPQSQELATVQNYGVVNFTPSDGTSTPLQTTAASGVQAWETETFAGYNGTTTVVDTDGHARVWTYDGSGRVTTTQAWVSSSYALTTSAAWDADNDLIASVDAAGNETDYAYDQNGNTIQVMDPQVTTSAGTIRPTSEYVYDANNNLTAYCDPVYVVANGTTCAPGSGVTYYVWNTTDAAEPFGYLTDTYTPLGYHTSISYNQSSEGGDYGLPTDVVGASFTQSNGTAAQSQGHYTYNAYGDVATYSKGYGSWSLAYDGLNRLIAATDPDGVTSRSCYNLDGSVSAKQSAYQYALDSSAACGAHSTLYAYDADGDEVSETHHYGQTTTNGVAAGVTYKWYDGGDRLIEVEQPSDATVDADVPWRTRYLYDLTQGQQVTITQPNGGSASYYAYGNLFKTQNYFTEEWNATSPTYEWYDVNGNAFDGIDRSTARYQHEPFGPLEVSNNFYDAAPYEGELTSKTDALGVSTTYTYDALDRMAGISFSDGVTPSRNYTYDPDGRTAAVSSSVYGTESYQYDADGRETQHIEGGGGGVSSPATVTYGYYPNGWRANLSISSSSLTQQNQFAYSYRNDGARTTLAVAGYSTPFSWTYTNAGRELTQSDPLTGTVAPAVGSYANAFTFVPRSSTYDAYGQLSSLTLPNTGGYTGITHDTEGEITGATIALPTEQLPEQSSQEYNGESTYPTSISESYDVRGELSSENVYSLPEPNGYPDTTIAHCYGGTPPYGGCLTGVVDPFTGADAVGATVTIGVDTSIYACKSISGVTERDGWTFDADGRQSTQAAVSGTDPSCDVESSALVEQRTYDAEDHVISDQCGYAGANGTNRGCVSLATCTVSCGSNTVATGYTATMGYDANGRLRLVNSTYTEHWDGDDLLFVTDSSGNVDQVNIEKLGAIVLQPAGDQHLVVLDRDYGASEVAIHMSAVGGTLFAGVLSSWAWGIAPDRWDTAYPSIVTAGNLQGCLPACGAYSPTLLTSGVDDTMLFDSTRIDGYFVSGITVQGARAYDPNTQQWTSPDPYKGDVNDPNSQRPYMWNNNNPIVYSDPSGYCLEDLCVGETAAAVGLVEVFAAAIGALSTWSHNLPDIRGALFRRGGKTSPAQRRRIIDSKGLKCTYCHRQTNPQHDPDDGTSLEIDHEVSHKNGGSNGDDNKVPSCRECNNQKGPMNGDEYREQFPQGSQTQGQQTQGSQGGDSGGNATSTDDSPQKQNN
- the ettA gene encoding energy-dependent translational throttle protein EttA → MPEYVYSMYRVGKTVPPKRQILKDISLSFFPGAKIGILGLNGSGKSSLLRIMAGTDTEFDGEATPAANLSIGYLEQEPKLDPNLTVREAVEQGLGELIAARKRLEEIYAEYGNPDADFDKLAEEQSKLEAVLQAAGDDLDQQLEIAADALRLPPWDATIGPLSGGEKRRVALCRLLLSKPDMLLLDEPTNHLDAESVEWLEQFLQRFPGTVVAVTHDRYFLDNAAEWILELDRGRGIPWKGNYSSWLDQKQERLASEEAAESARQKALKRELEWVRQGTKGRQSKSKSRLTRFEELSSYDYQKRNETQEIFIPVAERLGEKVIDFKGVRKAYGDRLLMDDVNLIIPPGAIVGIIGPNGAGKTTLFRMIAGKEQPDAGEILVGPSVKLALVDQSRDGLDNDKTAWEDVSGGRDLLQVGRFEMNSRAYLGRFNFKGGDQQKNVGQFSGGERGRLHLAKTLLTGANVLLLDEPSNDLDVETLRALEDALTEFAGTVLVTSHDRWFLDRIATHILAFEGESRVYFFEGNYQEYEADKIKRLGEEAARPKRIRYRPLTLS